One Triticum dicoccoides isolate Atlit2015 ecotype Zavitan chromosome 3B, WEW_v2.0, whole genome shotgun sequence genomic window, AGCAATCCACTTTCCTTAAGAAATTTCACAACATAGTAGCGGGGCCTGAGCCGTCCATCCAGGCTGTAAGTGAGCACAGCGGGGCGATGAGCAATGTAGGCTGGGTCCAACCCCACCTCAGAGATTAGGAAGTCTAACATACGCTGCAGCACATCATTTGATCTTGCCAGCAAAAACGGACCCTTGGACACAGCAATGCCAACGTCGGCATCAGACCACCCAAGTGTCCTCTTCAAGTAGTCCACTTTGGTAGCGATCTTGTCCTCGCTGAAGTATGAGACAGCGTGCAGCGCTTGCCTGAACATCCCAGATCCACGGGGCACACCTATACATTCGGCGCACGCGACCATCGCTAGGACATGCGCTGGTTTGGCACTAAGCATCCTTGGCACACGGATGAACATCTTGGCAATATCACAAGCACCTAGCCCACACTCTGCTAGGAGCTTGACATTTGGCTTGGCCACCCTCTCAAGGTCAGAGCCGAGGAAGCCGGAGCCGTATTTGAGCGACCGGAGCTAGTTGTCGATGGAGCCGAAGAGCGGCAGGTAGTACTCTAGCTTGGAGACGACGGATCTGTTGCGGAAGTGGCCGGGGGCGAGCGAGACGAGGCGCGCAATCTCAACATTTTGACAGGCCGATGCTGGTGACCCTCGTGACATTGGGGGCCAGGGTTTTCTCCACTTTGGCGCAGAGGAACTGCGGGTCCCTGGCGACGAGGGCCGCCACATCGGTGGCGGAGAGGTCGAGGCCGACGAGGAAGGCGAGGACGGCGTCAGGCTTGGCGGGCGACTTGAGGTGGGAAAGCTTAGTGGAGGCCTTGAGTGCCTGGGCACGGGTGAGGCCGCAGGTGCCGACGAGGTAGTCCTCGACGGCGAAGCTAGGGTTTGGGGAAACGGCGGGCGCGGCGGCagagaggaggcggtggagagagaggagaggggaggtGGAAGGAGAGGGCGCGGCGAAGAAGAGATGGGAGAGGACGCGCTGCCGGAGGTGGAGCATGGCGCCGCGACTGCGGAGCAGcgtgggcagcggcggcggtggcggttgggAATTCGAGTGGCGTGTGTGTGTCCGGTGGTGTGGTGGACTGGACGAACAGGGATTGTCAAAATGAAGTTGGCTGAGTTGAAGTGTATTAATCCCTGCCATTCAAATGACATCCAACGGCGTATTTCCATCCACACGTTGCCAAGAGAAAGCATCGTCCATCAGAACCCAAATATAATAGAGTTCATCAGGAAATGAGGAAGTTATTCAGGAGAACCCAAATATAACAGAGTTCATCAGGAAATGAGGAAGTTATTCAGGAAAACACGAGCTGGTATTCACGAAAGAAGTTATTTCTTCTTTGACACTTGGCTTCTTAAAACTGTCCATCAGGAACTTGCTCATAATAATTTTTGTCGCAGGAGTTCATAATATAACTATATGCCTGAAATTCAAAAGAAGAAATGAAGAAGTTACGAAGCATGCTATTTAGCTGAAAGATTATACTGAATTTGCTGAAGAAGTTCAAATTGACTGCAGAACGCTCAGCAAAACAGGATGAAGCtcctgatagaaggagccatcatagACTTATACAGCAGGACCAGCACCTTGTTACCTGAAATGATGGTGATTGCGGACTTGGGCTGCTCCTTTGGCCCAAATTCGTTGTCACTGGTATTGGTCGCTGTCGAGGCGATTCATGGTTACTGTCTTCAGTTCCAGCAGGCACCACCGGAACTGTGTGTGTTCCTCAACGACCTGCCTGACAACGACTTCAACACGGTGGTGAAGAGCCTCGTCACACTCCGTCGAATCAACGACCCTGTGGTCGTGACGGGTGTCGCACCAGGATCCTTTTATGAGAGGCTCTTCACTAGTAGCTCCGTGCATCTTGTGTGCTCGTCCAGTAGCCTGCACTGGCTCTCAAAGGTATGAGTGTGACACTGCTTGATGGATCGATCCATTGCATTAACTTGCCAATTTTCTAATCAAAACCTTTATCTTCACATGCTCTGAAGTTCTAAGAAGGAACCAGATCCCGGCTTACTACATCAATGATCATGCTAGGCGTGAAAAGCTCCCTATGGTCCTTGAAGCCTATGCAcagcagctcaggaaggatttcagACATTTCCTAGAACTGAGAGCTAAAGAATTAGTCACAGGAGGGCAGATGGTTGTTTCCATTATAGGAAGGCATTCTGATGGCATCGCCCCCTTTCACATCTGGGACATTCTTGCTCAGGTTCTAAGTATTATGGCCTCAGAGGTACATTTTCTTAGTTTTTCTAGCATAGAGTTTTATCGTTTACCTGCGAAGGCATGAGTAGTTGACCTTTCACGGTGATCAACAGGGTGTAATCGACAAGGCAAAGTTTGATTCTTTCTACGTGCCAGTCTATGGACCTTCCAAGGATGATCTAAGGGAGATCATCCAAGAAGAGGGGTCCTTTTCGATCAAGGAGTTTCTGGTGCATGACTTTTTAATCGACCTGGACAGTGCACTTGTCACCCCAAGCTGGATTGCGAACCAGATAAGAGCCGTGCATGAACAGATAGTCGTGCAACATTTCGGAGATGTGATGGACGAATTCGTGAGGATCACGGAGCGGCACTGGAGCTTGGACACAAGCTTGATGCAGGAAGAGCATGTCGGATTAGCTATGCTGACTTTATCGGTCACCAAGGCATGATGGATTGATGATCGTGGCCGGTGGTGTGATTGCTTTGCTTTTTCCAAAGGTACGCCATATTTGAATGAGACTGAGACGTTGATTTCTTTCAATGAAGTCAACAGTTGCCTTTGGTTTTGTACTTTTGTTACTCAGGATGGTGAATTGGTGGCTAGTATGGAAGGCAGCAACATGTTCACACTTCATTAGTCGATTTGCACATTGGAGTGGGCTTTGGTTTATGTGATTCCTTCTCTTCAATCTTTATGGAATTTATACATTTGTATTATTCTGTCATTTGAATATACTATTTTATATATTTTAAAAATGCGCGACTCATTTATCCAAGTACATGTTCACGCTACAACCTTATTCTAGCTCTCAGTTATCGCTCCAGCTCATTTTTTCATTGTCTTAACTCTTTAAGTGTTCTTTACACATTTGACCATAATTCAGGCCCATGGCTCTCACTGTATTCTTATTTTTGCCCTTAATCATGCTCCTGCCTGTTCCATCAGCCCCAACTACTATGATGCAGTTCTGCATGGTGATCAGGGTCAGGGCACTGTTTGGACGATGCTCGCAAGGTGCTCGAACAGATGCCAGAGTAAAAACCTGAAGATGCTCTTCAGGCAATCGAAAGCTTTCACCATGGCGGATAGGAGAGATGGTGCCAGACTGGGTAATGGCTGGCGTATATGGCTATACCAAGCTAGGAGGATGAGAGAACCAAAGGAGAAGAAGTGGGCATGCACCTAAGTTTGATACAAAAGTTTTGCTGATTGAGTTTGATGCTAAAAATTTTCTGATTATTATGCAGCCCTTCTGGTCATAAATATATGCAAAGTCGGAGTTGCCTGGCCTTCAACGTGTTTGGTCGGTCATTTGGCAGGCTGACGAATTCTCGTATGTCACTGTTTGAAGAGATGGAGAGGGGTCAAGTGCGGTGAAGTAAGAGGCTCTTGCTCACGGAGAAGTGATGATGATGACATTGTAAACAACCTCGACGGCGTCCTCTCGATGATGTGTGTGGGTCTTATGGGTAGCCAGGTTGGCAGATGTGCTTATGAGTGTGCTGTTTGGCTCTGGTTTCCACAAATTAACAGCAAAAAAAATATACTATTCTGTTTATTTAATGGATTGGAGTCCTAAGGGGCTCGAATTTAGAAGAATAAAAAACATCGTGCTGAACAATAATGTTCCGATGTATGTCTTCTCTCCTTGACTGGCATGAGCAGCGCTTGCCTGACGTTTACGCTGGCGTCTTGTGACCAGATgcacaccaccggccaaacagcacgaCGCTTCActgccaccggccaaacagcatcaGCACGCACAGCGCTTCCCTTCATTGTACTCGTTGCTTCTTTTCAAAAAAATCATTGTACTCGTTGCTGTTATGTGCACCCTTTTCATCCTGGCCCTACCCTACAGCCTACACCAATGTTGCTGCTATGTTTCTTGTTTCTGCTTAACCACGTTTCGTTGGAGAAACACGCTCGTATGTGTTGAGAGCAATGATAACGACGAAAAGTCCTACTCCTATCGAAGATAACACCGCATCTTGTCGACCTGGATGGCGCCTGCTGGCTCTGGCGATCCTGGCGACCGCGCCGGCGCGCCCTCGCCACCTGTGGCTCCCTCCGCCTCCGCCCCTGCCGCTCCCTCCGGCGGGTGTCCCGCCCTGGCGCCCTCGGCTCTGTCCCCCTCTCCGGCCGCTCTCTCGCTGCCCGTGGCCGCCGTCCCCATCGCGCCCCGTGTCCGGTGGGCTGATTTCGCCCATGACGAGCCTGCCCCCCAGACCCCGCCTCCTCTTCCGCCGCCGCTCCCCGTCGCGCCGCGCTGCCTCACCGGGCCGGTGGCTCAACCCCCCACGTGAGGGGTTCTGCTGCCGGCCCGCTAACGCCGCGGTCGTCGACGATGCCCTCGAGCTCGTCTCGGGCGGATGGACGCCAAGGCGCGGGCTTGACTGGTGGGTCTACTCGTCGCCNNNNNNNNNNNNNNNNNNNNNNNNNNNNNNNNNNNNNNNNNNNNNNNNNNNNNNNNNNNNNNNNNNNNNNNNNNNNNNNNNNNNNNNNNNNNNNNNNNNNNNNNNNNNNNNNNNNNNNNNNNNNNNNNNNNNNNNNNNNNNNNNNNNNNNNNNNNNNNNNNNNNNNNNNNNNNNNNNNNNNNNNNNNNNNNNNNNNNNNNNNNNNNNNNNNNNNNNNNNNNNNNNNNNNNNNNNNNNNNNNNNNNNNNNNNNNNNNNNNNNNNNNNNNNNNNNNNNNNTCTCCGCTCGGTCGCCCTCGCTCCCGTTCGTTCGCTCCTCCCCCTTCAGGCCCTTCATCGCGGCCTTTGGATCTTCGAGCCTTCGCTTCCTCTCGGGCCGTCGGGATCCCATGGCCATGGCCGCATGCGCCGGAGCTGCGCCGGCGGCCGCCCCTGAGGGGGAAACCCTCCGGGAGCCTGTGCTGCCTCGTCGCCTGGGCCGGGCCACCGCTGTGCCTGGGctcctgtgttggggaacgtagcagaaatttaaaattttctacgcatcaccaagatcaatctatggagattctagcaacaagagagggagaggatgagcatcttcatacctttgaagatcgctaagaggaagcgttacaagaacgcggatgatggagtcatactcgcggcgattcaaatcgcggaagatccgatctagcgccgaacggatggcgcctccgcgttcaacacacgtacagcccggggacgtctcctccttcttgatccagcaaggggaggggtggcggccacaggggaaaccctagatgggtttgggcgcccccacccctaggaaacttgccccccaagccgggaggggcgactgccctaggggaggcacccccacctctcctggttacgtgagaagggttgggaggggcgcacagccccttagtgggctggtgtgccccctccccttggcccataaggccgcccaacgcttgtcggggcctccgaaaaacctttcggtcacgctggtcgtcacccggtactcccagaacaatttcggactccaatacccttcgtccaatatatcgatcttcaccttcggaccattccggagttcctcgtcatgtccgggatctcatccgggactccgaacaaccttcgttaaccacatactatttcccataacaactctagcgtcaccgaaccttaggtgtgtagaccctacgggttcgggaaccatacagacatgaccgagatacctctctagccaataaccaacaacaggatctggatacccatattggctcccacatgttccacgatgatctcatcagatgaaccacgatgtcaaggattcaatcaatcccgtatacaattcactttgtcaatcggtatgttacttgcccgaaatttgatcgtcggtatcccaatacctcgttcaatctcgttaccggcaagtcactttactcgttccgtaatgcatgatcccgtgactaaccacttagtcacattgagctcattatgatgatgcattaccgagtgggcccagagatacttctctgtcatacggagtgacaaatcccaatcttgattcatgccaacccaacagacactttcggagatacctgtagtgcacctttatagccacccagttactttgtgacgtttggtacacccaaagcattcctacggtatccgggagttgcacaatctcatggtctaaggaaatgatacttgacattagaaaagctcttagcaaacaaactacacgatcttgtgctatgcttaggattgggtcttgtccatcacatcattctcctaatgatgtgatcccgttatcaatgacatccaatttccatggtcaggaaaccataaccatctactgatcaacgagctagtcaactagaggctcactagggacatgttgtggtctatgtattcacacatgtattacggtttccagttaatacaattatagcatgaacaatagacaattatcatgaacaaggaaatacaataataaccattttattattgcctctagggcatatttccaacaatctcccacttgcactagagtcaataatctagttcacatcactatgtgattgtaatgaatccaatgcccatggggtttgatcatatctcgcttgtgagacaggttattagtcaacgggtctgaacctttcagatccgtgtgtgctttacaaatctctacgtcatcttgtagatgcagctaccacgctctatttggagctatttcaaataaatgttctactatatgaatccggtttactactcatagtcatccagattagtatcaaagtttgcatcgacgtaaccctttacgacgaactcttttaccacctccataatcgagaaaattccttagtccactagttactaaggataagtttgaccgctgtcctgtgatccattcctggatcactcttgtacaccttgactgactcatggcaaggcacacttcaggtgcggtacacaacatagcatactgtagagccaacgtctgaagcataggggacgaccttcgtcctttctctctcttcttccgtggtcatgtcttgagtcttactcaatattcacaccttataacacagccaagaactacttgtttgccgatctattttgaactccttcaaaatcttgtcacgatatgtattcatttgaaagtactattaagcgtttttgatctatccttatagatcttgatgctcaatgttcaagtagcttaatccaggttttccattgaaaaatacttttcaaataaccctatatgctttctagaaattctacattatttctgatcaacaatatgtcaacaacatatactaatcagatattctatagtgctcccactcacttctttggaaatacaagtttctcataaactttgtataaacctaaaatctttgattatctcatcaaagcgtatattccaacttcgagatgcttactccaatctttagaaggattgctggagctttgcatacttgttagtatctttttaggattgaaaaaaaccttctggttgtatcagatacaacctttcctcaagaaaatcatcgaggaaacaatgttttgacatcctatctgaaatatttcataaataatgcagtaactgctaatacaattccaacagactcttagcatcgctacgaatgagaaactctcatcgtagtcaactccttgaacttgtcggaaaacatcttagtgacaagtcgagctttaataATGGTGAcaattaccatcattgtctgtcttccttttgaaatccatctgtacctaacagccttacgaccatcaagtagttcttccaaagtctacactttgttttcatacatggatcctctctcggactttatggcctcgagccatttgtcggaatccgggcccaccatcgcttctccacaactcgtaggttcattattgtctatcaacatgacctccaagacaggattaccgtaccactctgaagtagtacgcatccttgtcgacctacgaggtctggtagtgacttgatccaaagtttcatgatcactatcatcagcttccacttcaactggtgtaggcgccacaggaacaacttcctgtgccctgctacgcactagttgaagtaacggttcaataacctcatcatgtctccaccatcctcccactcaattcttttgagagaaacttttcctcgagaaaggacccgttttagAAACAGTTACTTTtgattccggatctgaaataggaggtatacccaactgttttgggtgacctatgaagatgcatttatccgttttgggttcgagcttactaggatgaaacttttccacataagcgtcgcagccccaaactttcaagaaacgacagcttaggtttctctaaaccatagttcacacggtgtcatctcaacagaattacgtggtgccctattaaagtgaatgtggttgtctctaatgcctaactcaTAAACgacagtggtaactcgataagagacatcatggcatgcaccatatccaatagggtgcggctatgacgttcggacacaccatcacactatggtgttccaagcggcattagttgtgaaacaatttccgcaatgtcttaattttgtaccaaacatgtaactcagatattcatctctatgatcatatcatagatattttatcctcttgtcacgacgatcttcaagttcactctgaaattacctgaacctttcaataatccagacttgtgttttatcaagtaaatatacttagcatctactcaaatcatctgcgaagtaagaacataacgatatccactacgtgcctcagcactcattggactgcacacatcaaaatgtattacttccaacaagttgctttcttgttccatcttactgaaaacgaggcttttcagtcatcttgcccatgtggtatgatttgcatgtctcaagtgattcaaaatcaagtgagtccaaacgatccatctgcatggagtttcttcatgcatgcataccaatagacacggttcgcatgtctcaaacttttcaaaaaagagtgattccaaagatccatcaacatggagctccttcatgcgttttataccaatatgactcaaatggcagtgccacaagtaggtggtactatcattactatcttatatcttttggcatgaacatgtgtatcactacgatcgagatttaaaaaaccattcattttaggtgcaagaccattgaaggtattattcaaataaacagagtaaccattattctccttaaatgaataaccgtattgcgatagacataatccaatcatgtctattctcaatgcaaacaccaaataacaattatttaggtttaacgtcgatcccgatggtagagggagcttgcgatgtttgatcacatcaaccttggaaatacttccaccacatatcgtcacctcgcctttagctagtctccgtttattccgtagccttttatttcgagttactaacacttagcaaccgaaccggtatctattaccatggtgctatactaggagtactagtaaagtacacattaatataatgtatatctaatatacttctgtcgaccttgcctgccttcttatcgacCAAGTATCtaaggtaattctgctccagtgaccattccccttattacagaagcacttagtctcgggtttgggttcaaccttgggtttattcactagagcagcaactgttttgccatttcatgaagtatcccttcttgcccttgcccttcttgaagctagtggtttcattaaccatcaacaattgatgctccttcttgatttctactttcgcggtgtcaaacatcacgaatagctcaaggaacatcatatctatcc contains:
- the LOC119280030 gene encoding anthranilate O-methyltransferase 3-like; the encoded protein is MASKQMVHMNQGQGERSYVLGNAQQNRMKLLIEGAIIDLYSRTSTLLPEMMVIADLGCSFGPNSLSLVLVAVEAIHGYCLQFQQAPPELCVFLNDLPDNDFNTVVKSLVTLRRINDPVVVTGVAPGSFYERLFTSSSVHLVCSSSSLHWLSKVSEVLRRNQIPAYYINDHARREKLPMVLEAYAQQLRKDFRHFLELRAKELVTGGQMVVSIIGRHSDGIAPFHIWDILAQVLSIMASEGVIDKAKFDSFYVPVYGPSKDDLREIIQEEGSFSIKEFLVHDFLIDLDSALVTPSWIANQIRAVHEQIVVQHFGDVMDEFVRITERHWSLDTSLMQEEHVGLAMLTLSVTKA